Within Blastocatellia bacterium, the genomic segment CCGGCTGATCGGGAGTGAACATGTCTCGAAAACCGCCTCTCCCGTCGGTCTCTGCATGGCGCGTCGTCCGATCACCGCTCGGCGGAATGTAATCAAGGGCGACGGTCTTCCCGGCGGTGCCGGGTCTGAGAGTGCCCGTGAGCATGGCCGGTGTTCCGACGAGCGTCGGCGTTTCCGGCACATAACAGGCGAGACTCGCCCGGTTGGCCACGTAGCTGCGGATTTCCATTTGTCCCACCGGCGCAAAGGTATCGCCGCTCGGTTGGAAAACGCCCAGAGCAATCCGAGCGCTCTCACCGACACGCACTAACCGAGATGGACCAAGTGTGACCGTGATGGGCCGTCTTCCGTTCGGATTCATTCTGAGGTAGTCGGGCCGAATTTGCGTGATCCATCGCGGGGGAATTCGGATCGGGATGGGGTAGAGCTTATCACAGTTGATGTAAAACAGCCTTAAATCCTTCGCCCGGCTTTCGGGAGAGTGGTAGCTGAAATAAGTCAACAGTTCTGTCTGATTGTTCTCGTTGGAGATTTCCTCGTCGGCATGGATCAGCTCCACTTTGATCAGTACCGGCTTATCCAACGACAGTCGAGGTATCCAGTTGACAAAGTCCTTGACCACGTCTCCGGGATCAATACGAGTAATGGTGACTGTATCTACCTCTTCCGTCGGGACTCCTTTACACGAGAAAATAACATCGGGTTGTGCGACGGAGACTTTGACTCTCACATTAAAGGCGGGAACCTGACTGATATTGCGGACGCGAAAGTAAATCGAGTTGTAATGATGATTCCAGGGTGGATCGCCGGGGCCTTGTGGATCACCCTCACTGTCCAGCGGCTGATCATCCGGGTATTTGCGATAGTCGTTCATCGGGCTGTCCACCCAAATGTCCCCCGGATAGATGGCCACATCAGGACAGCCTCTGACGGGAAGATATTGGACTCTCACGTCACAATCTTCCTGAGGGAGCGTAGGCGGGGCCAGGTGGGTAATCGCCAGACCCCAACTGGGTTTGGCATAAACCTGAGTTTGGTAAAGCACAGCCTGCTCGATGATTGTTTCCTGATCTCGCAGGGCTCTGGCTCTCTCTCGGCCCGATTCGTCAATGTACGTTACAAGCACCCCGGCTGTCGGGAGGTTCTCATCCTTCCCGATCCTTTTCCGGCATTCGACATAATATCCGGTGAAGCGTGTTCCTTCGGTGGTCGTCACGAGCGTGATGGGAATGCGAAGCGCATATTTGTCGTCAATGCTGAAGAACGGTCTCGCGATGGGCTTGAGCCTGAAGACCTGATCGAAGGGGTTGGTCAATAGCGGAAGGTCAACAACTCTTAGCGATGCCGGGATCCAGCCCCGGTTCACTTTCGACCAGGCTCCGAAATGAGCGAACTGCGAGTCCCACGCCATGAGGTCCCACGGCCCCATGCATTCTCCCCTCCAACGCCCGGCCCGCTCACAACCGCCAAGCGGAGGAAACGTGCATGTCCCGTACAGATCGGGCAAGCCAAGCTGGTGACCCAGTTCGTGAGCCAGGACAGTGGCCATTTCCTTGTCGCTTTTGTCTTCCTGAACAACGGCCGCCGTGAAAGGCTGCAACCCGTTTTTGGTTTGGTAATAGACCGGGCATCCCGCGCAATTGGCTTGTCCAGCTCGGTCGTGAAGGTTTTCAAGCACGACGATCCGATCATAGGGTGCGAGGTCAATGGCCTTGGCAGCAATCTCTTCAACTGCGTCCTTTACGACCCCAGGGTTGCCAACGAAGTTTTGACCACCGACAAGATACTCCTGGAGCTTGTGCGGGAAAGTCCACCAGCCATCAGGACTCGACGGATTGATCAGCACATCGAAGTCGAAACTCGTCAGGCCGTATGTCACCTCCAGGTAGTATTCATTCACCGTCGAGTTCAGCACTTCTTCGTACTCCCAAGCTTTGTGGCGGGGTGGGCCGAACGCAGCGAACGACTGAAAGCACGGCTTATTGGGGTCAGGACAGTGGAATTCCTTGGTCCAGGGCTCTTGGAACTTCATCGGAATGACGAGTGTCTTCTGCACACCGATGGGACTGAAAAAGTTCTCGCCGCCGGCTAAGGCGTTGAGCGGTTGATCCTGATGAAGCTGCCACCGCTGCAGTTCATGATCCGTCGGGGGAAATGAAACTGTGGATTTGATCAATGCAGTCGGACTCAGGAGCATAAATCCAAGGGAAACTATCAAGAGAATGATCCGGAGCGCTTTCCTCCTGGCTGTTTGCATCGTCTTTTCTCCCTATTCAGGCAAATCGTCAATGCTCGCGCTTTCGACGCTAAACACATTTAATTTGATTTTTGCGTCATACATAGCGATAGAAATACCTTAAGTGCGCTTGGAGAGTCACCGGGAATTCACCTAGCATTGTGGGGGCTACGAATGCAACCGCGTTCAATCGCACTATCCTGGGAGCGCAGTCATATTACCTGCTTTCTCACTCGCCGTTGAGGTTGCGCCAACACCCTGGAAGGGTGCGCTGCCAGTTAATCCAGTTGCGGTTCTACTTGATGAGCCGGTTACGGAGGGCCTTGGAGACGGCCTCGGATTTGGAGTGGACTTGGAGTTTCTCGTAGATTTTTTGCAGGTGAAAGGAAACGGTCTTGACGCTCACGCCCAATTCCGCTGCCGCCGTTTTGTAGCTGTGGCCGTCGGCCAGCAGATTCAAAATCCTCAGTTCATGTGGTGTCAAGTGGTAATCGGTTCGTTCGGGCGGGCGAATCTCTCTGAATAGCGCAATCACGCGGCGGGCTACATCCGGTGACATCGGGGCACCACCGGCGACAGCCTCGGAGATGGAGTCGAGCAGTTGCGCCGGCGGCATTTTCTTCAGCAAGTAGCCGGACGCCCCGGCGCAGAGCGCATCGAAAATCCGCTCGTCATCCTCGTACACGGTATTCATCAGGAGCAGCATCTGGGGATAGCGTTCTTTCAAGATTCGGACGCCATCAATGCCGGACATGCCCGGCAGGCCAATATCCACCAGCACGAGGTCCGGCGGATCATAGCCGATTTTCTGGAGCGCCTCTTCCATCGTGCGAAAACTGCCGGTGCAGCGGTAACCGTCCGTATTGTTGAGCAGAAATTCGAGGCACTCACGGAATTTATGGTGGTCCTCGATGATGGCCACCTTGATGGGCGACGGTGGAGGTTTGGTTTCAGCAGTCATAGTGGTTGAGCCATTAGTCTATCCTCATTTGACGGATAAGTCACCCGGCATTTACCTAGTGCTTCAACCGCAAAAAGGCACAACAGCACAACGAATGACTTCTCGTAACTTAGCACTCAGGATCGGCTTTTTGATTTGCAGTTTTAGAGCACCGAAATTGATCAACAGCCCGTGCTCCATTCGGGCAGCTTTCAAATAGCCAAACCGTTGTGTCATGTGCTCATCTGCACAGGTCTTCCGCGCTGTCAATTCCACGATCAATCGGTTCTCTACGAGGATTGGCATAAAACTCTCCCAACAATGTTTCGTCTTTCCTTCGTCAAACACTTTGATGAGTGATACTGCTGCTTCACATGAAATCCTTTTTTCTTGAGCCGGTGAGTAAGAAGACTCTCGTAAATTTTCGTGCCCGTTACGGGGAGGGCAATGGATTGGAAAGGCTGGTCTCACACGCGATATCGCATAATTGCATAAGGCCATCCATGTTTTGTCCCCTTTTTCTTTTTCGTTCCCTGCACCTTTTCAGTCGCAAAACCAGCCCCTTAAAGGCATAAAAGCGCATAGGATGTCTCCTTTTGTGCATTCTGTGCCCTCTTGTGGCTCACTTGCGGTGCCCCTGAAGCGGCACTTTGAGTATCACCGTCGTGCCGACGTCCGGCTGTGAGATCACTTCCAGTTCGCCACCCAGGTTTTTTGCGCGACGACGCATGTTCATCAGCCCGTTGCCCTCGGTCGCGCGGTCGGGGTCAAACCCCTGGCCGTTATCGCTCAGCTTCAACACCAGCCGGCCTGCTTCAACCCGGAACTCAATCACAGCTTGTGTACAATGGGCGTGACGAACGATGTTATTGAGGCTCTCTTTGAATATCTTGAAGATCTCTCGGCGGGTCTCCGCACCCAGCGCAATGTCTGTTTCCTGACCGGGCACGCTGAACTGAAAAGCGATGTTGCGAGCACTGAAATTCTCCTCCGCCACCCGTCGCATGCGCTGGGTCAGATCGCCGAGAGAATCCTTTTGCGGGTTGACGGCCCAAACGATGTCGCTCATCGAGTCCACCGTCTCGCGCGAGGTGCTGGCAATGAGAGACAACCATCTCGCCATCCGTGGATCATCGGGCGACACGTGCCGGTTGGCCACTTCGCCAAGCATTGCAATAAATGACAGGTTGGAACCAATCTCATCGTGCAGATCCGTGGCAATGCGCGTGTGCACCCGTTCCATCTCGATCAGCCGTGCGACGCGAACCCGATAAATGAAATAGGCCGCGAATCCAACCACCATCGTCACCAGCAGGAGAAACCACCACCGCTGCCAGATCGGCGGGAGAACTGTGAATGCGACCGTCGCAGGCGTCGGGCTGGGCGTGCCATCCGAATTCACTGCTCGCACCATGAAACGATACTTTCCCGGTGCCAGCTTTGCGTAGTGGACCGTGCGTTGATCGGTCAGGGCGTTCCAGCCCCGATCTGCACCTTCCAGTTTGTATTCATAACGCAATGACTCACCCAGGCCAAAGCGAAGGCTGGAAAATTCAATCTGAAGTTGATTCTCGTTCGGTCCCAGGGTGATATTGGATACGCTGGTCTCCCCCAGCTCAGACACGGGATAGAGTTCGCCGGCGATGCGCAGCCCGCTGATGCGGATCGGCGGCGGCGACAGGGGCGAGTTCGGCTCGGGCAGGAATCGTGATAACCCTGAATTCGTGCAGAACCAGAGAGCCCCCTGACGGTCGCTGAACGCGGCAATGGGGTGACCTCTGGCGAGACCGTCCGCCGTTGTGTAGTGCTTGATCCGGCCGGTTGCGGGATCAAGTCGGTCGATGCCGCGACCCGTCCCGATATAAATGTTGCCTCTCCGGTCTTCGGTGATGCACGATGAAATCTGGTTACTAGAGAGCCCATCAGCCGTGGTATAGGTGACGAAGCGTGGGCGAGGTGCTGTTGGATTGTCAATGCGGCTTAGGCCCTGATCGCAACCGATCCAGAGCCGACCGGCGCGATCAACATGGAGTGCGCGAATGATCCCCCGGGGCAATCCATCGCTGGCGGTGAAGAGTGTAAAGCGGTTCCCCATATAACGAGCCAGCCCCTTTCCACCAATACCGATCCAGACATTTCCCGAGCGGTCTTCGCTAAAGGCTTCTGCCGTCCAAGTGGGTGGTGGCAATCCATCAGCTTCCGTATAGCGGTGGAACGTCTTGGTGGCGCGTTCCCATCGGATCAAACCAGACCGGACGAGGGAGAATGAACTTATCCAGATGTCGCCGCGCGAGTCTTCAAATAGGCGAAATACATCATCCGCGATCAATCCGTCTCGAGTTGTATAGATGGCTTTTGGAGGCGTATGCGCGAGCTGTTCGACATGACTCACTTTCGGGAAACGACAAAGCCCCTGTCCCGTAGCGATCCACCATTCTCCTGTCCGGTCTTGGAAACCAATTTGATTCCATCCCCACCCGAAGTAGGTAATCCTTTTGGGAAAGTCGGGTCGGGCCGCGATGAACCGTCTCCCGTCAAACCGATAAATGAACAGTTGTCCTGAGCTGTTTTTGGTAAAGACGCAGAGTTCACCGGCTCGGTCCTCAACAAGGGAAGAGACATTCGTATCATCAAAGCTATCAGCCTTAAGATAAGTCACGAATCCACTCCGGGCCAGCTTCATCGCGCCGCCATAGGTCGTCCCAATCCAGAGATTGCCCTCCCGATCTTCGGCCAGGGCGCCGATCTCGTTATCACTCAGGCCATGAGCCGTTGTATAAGTCCGAGATTGAAAACCGATCACTGGCGACGAGGGATCGAGCTTCCGCCCTTGGTCCTCCGTGCGCGAACTGGGGATGAACTTGCTCAACCCGTGATTCAGGCCGATCCAGAGATGCCCGTCGGAAGATTGAAACAACGAGAGCACCCACTCCGATGGCAACCCGAAATCCTTCCTCGTGTATATGTGAGCGACCACCGCATTGGGGATCGCGGATTTACCATTTCGAAGCTCGAAATCCGAAATTCGAAATTCAGCATTCAACAGGCAGAGTCCGTGCGTCGTTCCCGCCCATAACCGCCCGTCGCGATCTTCCAGCAGCGCATGGACGCGATTGGATGGCAAGCCATTCTGGGCCGTGTAATGCTCCACCCGACCATCGGGCCAGCGCCGGTAGAGTCCGCTGCCCCGCGTGGCAATCCACAATGCGCCCCGCCGGTCTTCCAGAATGTCTTCTACCATCCGATCATCCACCGTCTCTGACGGCATCCCCATTTCCACGAAGTGAAACTTCACCCGTCCACCCGCCTGTTCCAGGCGAAAGAGGCCGGCCCAGGTCCCCACCCACACCGTGCCCGCGTGATCTTCAAACAACACCGTGACCCTCCGTGCCGCTTCACTTTCACCCGGATGGAAAACGGTGAACAGAGATTGGGTCGTTGTCCCCGGTCCGTTACTCGTCGCCTGACTGCGGATTGTATTGGGTTTTTGGTCCCGGGTTGTTGCCACGGATCGCCGACGGCCTCTGGGATTGAATCGGCAGAGGCCATCGCCCGTTGCGATCCAATACGTGCCATCGCGCGTTTCCAGCAAATCCCTGACGCTGGGATGTGGCAATCCGTCGTTGGTCGTGTAGTTGATGAACGAGTACCCATCGAACCGCGAAAGTCCCTCCGGTGAGCAAAACCAGAGAAAGCCGCGCGAGTCGCGGACGATGCGAGTGATTTGATCGCGCGCCAAACCGTCGGCGGTCGTGTAGATTTTGATTGGCAAACGCTCGGCCACCGCGAGGCGAGTCACAAGCAGCATCGCGCCAATCCACACGGCGAGCCGGGGCAAGACCGCTTTCTTACCGTCCTTGTTCACCCGTGTCATCGAAAAAGACCGGGGAATTCTAAACCAATCCCTCGTCCTCGGCGATCTCTGCGGTGTCTTCCTGGAGGTCGCGCTACCCGACGTGAGGAGTCTCTACGACGATCGGCTCCTAGCCCAATTGGATCGTGAACTGTTCGTTCAGAAGGGGGATCGTTTATGCTCTCCGTTCCCTCTGCGCCGTGTCCGTGATGACGTGCCTCGTGAGCGCCTACGACTGCGTCGAAATTCGGCGTTGGCCGATCAGCCAGCCGACCTGTCATCGGCTGGGGCCTTGTGCTCTACTGTGTCGAGCGCCCGCGACATCGGCGAGACTGGGGGTGAGGCGGGAAGCAACCGAGCAGATGCAGGTCATTCATCCATGTGTGACAGAAGGGTCGTTGATTGCTGCAGACTCAAGTCACTCCTGTTTTTCGATCCCCGAGTCGAGGCTCTTTCTCCGATCGGGCAGTTGCTTATCAGTCAGAGGTGTGCTAATTTCCCGGCTGCAACTCAGTCGTTTGATACGGCCCTTCAAGCGATGAGATCGTCTGAGGATTACAGTGGTGAGGGCGCGGGAAAGAAATGGTGCTTCAATGACCCAACCATCAAACCAATCCACTAGCGTGCCCTGATGGCGGGCCATCGAGCCGGAAGAATGAGAGGAGGAGAACAGGGTTCAGGATCAGGTCGGTTCAGCCGGGAGTGGTTCCCGCTTCTCTTACCGATCAGTCTGGTCCTACCTTTACTCGGTGGAGATCCTCAGATCCCCCGACGACCGATCACTGCCGCGGGGGCGATTCAGGGTCAGGTTCGGGATGGACACGGGTCGCCGGTTCCGTTCGTTCAGATAACGCTCACTGCCCTCGGAGGAGAAAAGTCATATCGAACGGTGAGCACAGGGGAGGGGATTTTTCGGTTTTTCGATCTTGTGCCGGGAGAGTATGAGTTGCGCGGGGAACGCGAGGGCATTCGTCCTTTCATTCAACGACCAATCGTGGTGATGGCGGGCGAGGTCAAGACGCTTATTCTTACGGTCGAGTCTGAGCATCCAGCCCCGAGTCGAACGACGAGACTGCCCCGGCGCCCGACAGAAAAGATCGAGGGTGTTGTCGAAATAGGACCCCGCGAAGAACCAGAAGACGAACGGATTGTGCTCGAATCGAGACTTCCCCGGCGAGCGGAACCGGAATCAGGCGAAGAGAAGCCGACGGCCCCCCCACCCATCCCCTTCACCACACCTCGTGATCCTCCGCTGGGTGCGGCAGGGCCATCGCCGATCAAACCAAGAGAGCCAACTGACCCCGATTTTGTTTCCTGGCCCGACCGATGGCGCGTGGGATTTCCTCCCTGGGATCGGGAGACGGGCTATGAAGCGCCCTACACTCGCGGACGCTGGTGGGACCCCTTCAATCAGAACGTCCTCAAGGGAGATTATCCCCTCTTCGGCCAGCACGTCTTTTTCAATTTCACAGCGACAAGCGAGACGGTGGTCGAGGGGCGCCGACTCTACGTGCCGAGCAATGCGAGCGCTGCCGAACCCCTGAGCGAGCCGTTCTTCGGACGGGGCGGCCAGTTCTTCCTCAACCAAAATTTCATCCTATCGGCCGCGCTCTTTCACGGGGACACGGCATTCAAGCCCGTAGACTGGCAGATGAAGGTCACCCCTGTGATCAATCTGAACTATCTGGTGACGCGCGAGACCGGTCTGGTCAACATTGATGTGCGTCGGGGCACAACCCGTTTCGATAGTCACTTCGCGTTCCAGGAACTCTTTGGCGAAGTCAAGCTGGCGGATGTGAGCCCGAAGTATGACTTCGTTTCCGTTCGGGTGGGCATCCAGCCCTTCATCAGCGATTTTCGCGGTTTCCTGTTCGTGGACAATCAGCCGGGCATTCGCTTCTTTGGCAACTGGGCATCGAATCTCTATCAATGGAACGTGGCGGCCTTCACGCTCCTGGAGAAGGACACCAACAGTCGGTTGAACACGGTCTTTGAATCCCGCCATCAATACGTGATCATCGCCAATCTCTACCGGCAGGACTTCATCAAGAAAGGCTACACCATTCAGGGGAGCATCCATTATAGCGATGATCATGCCGGGCGATCGGATGAGGGCGGACTTCATTTCGACAAAAACGGCTTTCTCGTTCGGCCCGCGGCTATCGGCAGCTTCACTCCGCATAATTTGAAGATCGGCTACCTGGGCATTGCTGGAGACGGGCACATCGGACGATTGAATGTCTCCCATGCCTTTTACCAGGCCCTCGGTCGGGATGATCGAAACCCCATTGCCGGGCGACCGATCCGGGTGAATGCGCAGATGGTGGCGGCTGAACTTTCCGTTGACCGTGATTGGCTGAGGCTGAAGGGATCGTTTTTCTTCTCTTCGGGCGATAGCCGACCGCTCGATGATCGCGGCCGTGGGTTCGATTCGATCATTGACGCGCCGAATTTCGCCGGAGGGATTTTCGGCTTCTTCAACCGCCAGGGCATTCGGCTGACGGGAACGAATCTGATGCTGGTGGATCGAGATAGCTTGCTCCCGAGCCTCCGTAGCAGCAAGGACGAGGGTCAGGCCAATTTCGTCAATCCCGGCCTCTTTCTCTTTCACGTCGGGGCTGACGCCGAATTGACGCCCAAGCTGCGAGGATTCGTCAATGTGAGCGTTCTCAGATTTCATCGCACGGAGCCGCTCGAGTTGGTTTTGTTTCAAGCTCCGATTCGTCACGGCATCGGTGTGGATTACGGTCTCGGCGTTCTCTATCGGCCACCGCTCACGGAAAACATCGTCATCACGGCGGGCGCTTCGGCGCTCACACCATTTGCCGGATTCCGGGATATTTTCACGTCGAAGACTCTGCTCTCGACATTCGCTGCGGTGAGATTGACATTTTGAGACCGTGGAGGGCGTGACTTCGACGGGATGTGGAGAAGGGTTTCGCCGGAGAGGACGAAGATATGAGGCGAGCCATTGCATTAAAGGTCGGTGCGATGACATTGTTTGCCGGCGCGATCGTTTCGGCTGCCTTCGATTTGGATTCCACGCTTTCGGTGGGACAGCAGGCGAGGCTCTCGGATCAATCGGAGGAGGATGTCAAGGCCAAAAGCGCCGGATGCCTCCGTTGCCATCACCCTATGGATGCGCCCACGATGCACGAGTCGCCGGCGGTTCGTCTCGGCTGCGTGGATTGTCATGGTGGGGATGCCACCGTTGAGGTACCGGCGGGAGCGAAACCGGGTGAGCCGGCGTATGAGGAGGCAAAGAAAAAAGCCCACGTTCATCCACGCTTTCCTCGTCAGTGGGGCAAGGACGCGACTCCGGCGCGGGCAGCTAATCCGGTTCGGTCCTACACACTGCTCAATCGCGAATCCCCCGAGTTCATTCGCTTCATCAATCCGGGGGATTTACGGATCGCGCACCTGACCTGCGGGCAGAGCGGCTGTCATCCGAGCGAAGTTGCGACCGTGCGAAAGAGCATGATGGCTCATGGAGCGATGCTGTGGGGAGCGGCCCTCTACAATAACGGCTCCTTTCCGCTGAAAAATCCGCGCTTCGGAGAAGCCTACGGGTTAGACGGCACGCCGCAGCGGCTTCAGACCTATCCGCCGCCGACCGAAGAGGAGATGCGTCGCAAGGGCGTGCTGCCCTATCTCGATCCGTTGCCTCGATGGGAAATCACTCAGCCGGGCAATATCCTTCGCGTCTTCGAGCGCGGCGGCCGTCGGCGACTGGAGGTCGGTTTGCCCGATCGGGAGGAAGAACCGGGTAAACCCGATAAAGGCCTCAGCCCGCGTGGGCTGGGCACGCTCAATCGAACCGATCCCGTCTTCCTCGGTCTGCAGAAGACGCGCCTGTTCGATCCGACGCTGTGGTTTCTCGGTACCAATGATCATCCGGGAGATTATCGCTCCAGCGGATGTACGGCATGTCATGTCATCTACGCGAATGATCGGTTCGAGGCTCACTCCGGACCTTATGCACGGTTTGGCAATGAGGGGCGCAGTTTCAGCGCCGATCCGACGATACCCAAAAACGTCCCCGGCCATCCCATTCGTCATGTTCTCACCCGCGCCATTCCGTCCAGCCAGTGCATCGTCTGCCACATCCATCCTGGGACAACCGTGACCAATAGCTACCTCGGCTATATCTGGTGGGATAACGAGTCCGACGGGGAGTTGATGTATCCCCGAGAGGAGCGGAAACTGACGGCCAAACAAATTGATGAAATCCAGCGAGCCAATCCCGAAGGATCGGCAGTGCGCGGCCTTTGGTCTGATCCTGAGTTTCTCACCCGGCTCGTGGAACTGAATCCTCGATTGCGCCACAATCAATTCGCCGATTTTCACGGTCACGGCTGGGTCTTTCGCGCCGTCTACAAACGAGATCGAAAGGGACGATTACTGGATGCCGAGGGCCGCATCGTCGGCGAGGATGATCCGGACCGATTCAAGAAAGCCGTTCACCTGAAAGATATTCACCTCGAGAAGGGAATGCACTGCGTGGATTGCCATTTCGCTCAGGACAGTCACGGCAACGGCAAACTGTATGGAGAGGTGCGCAACGCCATCGAGATTGATTGCACGGATTGTCACGGGACGATCTATCGTCCGGCGACGCTCGTGACGTCGGGACCGGCGGCTCCTCCGGGAGGAACCAATCTGGCGCGATTACGAACGCCCTTGGGGCAGCGCCGCTTCGAATGGCGCCGAGGACGACTCTTCCAGCGTTCGATGGTCGTGCCCGGTCTCGAATGGGAGGTCGTTCAAGTCCGCGACACAATCACCCCGGGTTCGCCTCATTACAACGAGAAGTCACGACTGGCCAAGACGCTTCGCCGCGACGGCCAGCGGTGGGGCGATGTGCCGACATCCGAGACGGAGCTGGCCCATGCCAACAGCCGGATGACGTGTTTCTCCTGTCACACAGCGTGGGTGACCAGTTGCTTCGGCTGTCACCTGCCGATGACAGCCAACGTAAAGAAGCCGATGCTTCATAACGAGGGGGAGGTTTTGCGGAACTGGACTTCCTACAACTTTCAAACGATCCGCGACGATATTTTCATGCTCGGACGCGATGGTACGGTGACGGGA encodes:
- a CDS encoding GxxExxY protein — translated: MALCNYAISRVRPAFPIHCPPRNGHENLRESSYSPAQEKRISCEAAVSLIKVFDEGKTKHCWESFMPILVENRLIVELTARKTCADEHMTQRFGYLKAARMEHGLLINFGALKLQIKKPILSAKLREVIRCAVVPFCG
- a CDS encoding two-component regulator propeller domain-containing protein translates to MTRVNKDGKKAVLPRLAVWIGAMLLVTRLAVAERLPIKIYTTADGLARDQITRIVRDSRGFLWFCSPEGLSRFDGYSFINYTTNDGLPHPSVRDLLETRDGTYWIATGDGLCRFNPRGRRRSVATTRDQKPNTIRSQATSNGPGTTTQSLFTVFHPGESEAARRVTVLFEDHAGTVWVGTWAGLFRLEQAGGRVKFHFVEMGMPSETVDDRMVEDILEDRRGALWIATRGSGLYRRWPDGRVEHYTAQNGLPSNRVHALLEDRDGRLWAGTTHGLCLLNAEFRISDFELRNGKSAIPNAVVAHIYTRKDFGLPSEWVLSLFQSSDGHLWIGLNHGLSKFIPSSRTEDQGRKLDPSSPVIGFQSRTYTTAHGLSDNEIGALAEDREGNLWIGTTYGGAMKLARSGFVTYLKADSFDDTNVSSLVEDRAGELCVFTKNSSGQLFIYRFDGRRFIAARPDFPKRITYFGWGWNQIGFQDRTGEWWIATGQGLCRFPKVSHVEQLAHTPPKAIYTTRDGLIADDVFRLFEDSRGDIWISSFSLVRSGLIRWERATKTFHRYTEADGLPPPTWTAEAFSEDRSGNVWIGIGGKGLARYMGNRFTLFTASDGLPRGIIRALHVDRAGRLWIGCDQGLSRIDNPTAPRPRFVTYTTADGLSSNQISSCITEDRRGNIYIGTGRGIDRLDPATGRIKHYTTADGLARGHPIAAFSDRQGALWFCTNSGLSRFLPEPNSPLSPPPIRISGLRIAGELYPVSELGETSVSNITLGPNENQLQIEFSSLRFGLGESLRYEYKLEGADRGWNALTDQRTVHYAKLAPGKYRFMVRAVNSDGTPSPTPATVAFTVLPPIWQRWWFLLLVTMVVGFAAYFIYRVRVARLIEMERVHTRIATDLHDEIGSNLSFIAMLGEVANRHVSPDDPRMARWLSLIASTSRETVDSMSDIVWAVNPQKDSLGDLTQRMRRVAEENFSARNIAFQFSVPGQETDIALGAETRREIFKIFKESLNNIVRHAHCTQAVIEFRVEAGRLVLKLSDNGQGFDPDRATEGNGLMNMRRRAKNLGGELEVISQPDVGTTVILKVPLQGHRK
- a CDS encoding response regulator transcription factor translates to MTAETKPPPSPIKVAIIEDHHKFRECLEFLLNNTDGYRCTGSFRTMEEALQKIGYDPPDLVLVDIGLPGMSGIDGVRILKERYPQMLLLMNTVYEDDERIFDALCAGASGYLLKKMPPAQLLDSISEAVAGGAPMSPDVARRVIALFREIRPPERTDYHLTPHELRILNLLADGHSYKTAAAELGVSVKTVSFHLQKIYEKLQVHSKSEAVSKALRNRLIK
- a CDS encoding carboxypeptidase regulatory-like domain-containing protein; the encoded protein is MRGGEQGSGSGRFSREWFPLLLPISLVLPLLGGDPQIPRRPITAAGAIQGQVRDGHGSPVPFVQITLTALGGEKSYRTVSTGEGIFRFFDLVPGEYELRGEREGIRPFIQRPIVVMAGEVKTLILTVESEHPAPSRTTRLPRRPTEKIEGVVEIGPREEPEDERIVLESRLPRRAEPESGEEKPTAPPPIPFTTPRDPPLGAAGPSPIKPREPTDPDFVSWPDRWRVGFPPWDRETGYEAPYTRGRWWDPFNQNVLKGDYPLFGQHVFFNFTATSETVVEGRRLYVPSNASAAEPLSEPFFGRGGQFFLNQNFILSAALFHGDTAFKPVDWQMKVTPVINLNYLVTRETGLVNIDVRRGTTRFDSHFAFQELFGEVKLADVSPKYDFVSVRVGIQPFISDFRGFLFVDNQPGIRFFGNWASNLYQWNVAAFTLLEKDTNSRLNTVFESRHQYVIIANLYRQDFIKKGYTIQGSIHYSDDHAGRSDEGGLHFDKNGFLVRPAAIGSFTPHNLKIGYLGIAGDGHIGRLNVSHAFYQALGRDDRNPIAGRPIRVNAQMVAAELSVDRDWLRLKGSFFFSSGDSRPLDDRGRGFDSIIDAPNFAGGIFGFFNRQGIRLTGTNLMLVDRDSLLPSLRSSKDEGQANFVNPGLFLFHVGADAELTPKLRGFVNVSVLRFHRTEPLELVLFQAPIRHGIGVDYGLGVLYRPPLTENIVITAGASALTPFAGFRDIFTSKTLLSTFAAVRLTF